A region of Deinococcus rubellus DNA encodes the following proteins:
- a CDS encoding ABC transporter substrate-binding protein, which translates to MSKLSLPATDHRRVRARSRLRPALTLALLTSLALAGPASAASLVYGMGGDPVSLDPGTITDGNSSLVQSLVYDMLVRFKKGTTTITPGLATRWTANKDATEWTFTLRKNVKFSDGTPFNADAVVYNVNRWWDTAAPEGAAAQGKTFTSWQFIFGGFKSDKNSFLKSVRADGPDKVIFTLSHPFAPFPESLATTFFGIASPAAIKKAGAKYGTPAALPVGTGPFVMQSWQTGDRIVLTPNKTHWGKKAKYDSLVLRSIKDPSARLNELKAGTIDFTSDLNPDQLGAVKADPTLTAVIVPSFNVGTLSLNIRNQYLKNDKVRQAISMAINKKAIVDAFWNGLGVSDASFLPPALAWANPKTVPADYTYDPAAAKKLLTEAGYPNGISLDLWYMPVSRPYFPTPKPIAEAMAADLAGIGIKVNLKTEDWAKYLEDRNTAPGFDMYMIGWTGPYASPYNFYNTYYGESSPADTGYANPKLFELLSTAVGSSSRAVSAKAYAQIGQITYDANIRLPIVHSRPLGAARSYVKGWLPGPSALTPFEDITIEGKK; encoded by the coding sequence ATGTCGAAGCTTTCTCTGCCCGCCACCGACCACCGCCGCGTCCGGGCCCGATCCCGGCTGAGGCCTGCCCTGACCCTGGCCCTGCTGACCAGCCTGGCCCTCGCCGGCCCCGCCAGCGCCGCCAGCCTGGTCTACGGCATGGGCGGCGATCCGGTGTCACTCGATCCCGGTACCATCACCGACGGCAACTCGTCACTGGTGCAGTCTCTGGTCTACGACATGCTGGTGCGCTTCAAGAAAGGCACCACCACCATTACGCCGGGGCTGGCGACCCGCTGGACCGCCAACAAGGACGCCACCGAGTGGACCTTCACCCTTCGCAAGAACGTCAAGTTCAGCGACGGCACACCCTTTAACGCCGATGCGGTGGTCTACAACGTCAACCGCTGGTGGGATACGGCGGCCCCCGAGGGCGCGGCGGCCCAGGGCAAGACCTTCACGTCCTGGCAATTCATCTTCGGCGGCTTCAAGAGCGACAAGAACAGTTTCCTGAAAAGTGTGCGCGCTGACGGCCCCGACAAGGTGATCTTCACGCTGAGCCACCCCTTCGCGCCGTTTCCCGAGTCGCTGGCGACCACCTTCTTCGGCATCGCCTCGCCCGCCGCCATCAAGAAGGCCGGGGCCAAGTACGGCACGCCCGCTGCCTTGCCCGTCGGTACTGGACCGTTCGTGATGCAGTCGTGGCAGACCGGCGACCGGATCGTGCTGACGCCCAACAAGACCCACTGGGGCAAGAAGGCCAAGTACGACAGCCTGGTGCTGCGCTCCATCAAGGACCCCAGCGCCCGGCTCAACGAACTCAAAGCCGGAACCATCGACTTCACCTCCGACCTCAACCCCGATCAGCTCGGCGCGGTCAAGGCCGACCCGACCCTGACAGCGGTCATCGTGCCGTCATTCAACGTGGGCACCCTGAGCCTGAACATCCGCAATCAATACCTCAAGAACGACAAGGTGCGCCAGGCGATCAGCATGGCGATCAACAAGAAGGCCATCGTGGACGCCTTCTGGAACGGCCTGGGTGTCTCCGACGCCAGCTTCCTGCCCCCGGCGCTGGCCTGGGCCAATCCGAAGACGGTGCCCGCCGACTACACCTACGACCCGGCCGCCGCCAAGAAACTGCTGACCGAGGCAGGCTACCCCAACGGCATCAGCCTGGATCTGTGGTACATGCCGGTCAGCCGCCCGTACTTCCCGACGCCCAAGCCGATTGCCGAGGCGATGGCCGCCGACCTCGCGGGCATCGGCATCAAGGTGAACCTTAAGACCGAGGACTGGGCCAAGTACCTCGAAGACCGCAATACTGCGCCCGGCTTCGACATGTACATGATCGGCTGGACCGGGCCGTATGCCAGTCCCTACAACTTCTACAACACCTACTACGGCGAGTCCTCGCCCGCCGACACTGGCTACGCCAACCCCAAATTGTTCGAGCTGCTCAGCACGGCAGTGGGCAGCAGCTCACGCGCGGTGAGCGCCAAGGCCTACGCCCAGATCGGGCAGATCACCTACGACGCCAATATCCGGCTGCCCATCGTCCACTCGCGCCCGCTGGGGGCCGCCCGCAGCTACGTCAAGGGCTGGCTGCCCGGCCCCTCAGCGCTGACGCCGTTCGAGGACATCACCATCGAGGGCAAGAAGTAA
- a CDS encoding PIG-L family deacetylase, translating into MYTTYGIPKPLTWLVLAPHPDDAEIGAGGTLARLARGGHPVGILELTRGEGGTQGDPEIREAECVEAARLLGLAWRGQLGLPDGGLMETPEQARALAIALRLVRPRVLAVPHHRDRHPDHFGAYHLAKRAVHLAALARADVPGTPWRISRLLMYQGNADIAANILVDVEAELPTWEAAVRAHVSQFTGAAISETVTPEIVERRKARMMYWGTLGRARYCEAFESEDPLVLDPAGL; encoded by the coding sequence ATGTACACGACCTACGGCATACCCAAACCTCTTACCTGGCTGGTGCTGGCCCCCCACCCCGACGACGCCGAGATCGGCGCGGGCGGCACGCTGGCGAGGCTCGCGCGCGGCGGGCATCCGGTGGGCATTCTGGAACTCACGCGCGGCGAGGGCGGCACCCAGGGCGACCCCGAAATCCGTGAGGCCGAGTGCGTGGAAGCCGCCCGATTGCTGGGGCTGGCCTGGCGTGGTCAGCTCGGCTTGCCCGACGGCGGTCTGATGGAGACGCCCGAACAGGCCCGCGCCCTGGCGATTGCCCTGCGACTGGTGCGTCCGCGTGTGCTGGCGGTGCCGCATCACCGTGACCGCCATCCCGACCACTTCGGGGCCTACCACCTCGCCAAGCGGGCGGTGCATCTGGCCGCGCTGGCCCGCGCCGACGTGCCGGGCACCCCCTGGCGCATCTCGCGGCTGCTGATGTACCAGGGCAACGCCGATATCGCCGCCAACATCCTGGTGGACGTGGAGGCCGAGCTGCCCACCTGGGAAGCAGCCGTGAGGGCACACGTCAGTCAGTTCACCGGGGCCGCCATCAGCGAGACGGTCACGCCGGAGATTGTGGAGCGGCGTAAGGCCCGGATGATGTACTGGGGCACCCTGGGCCGGGCGCGCTACTGTGAGGCCTTCGAGAGCGAGGACCCACTGGTGCTCGACCCGGCGGGGCTGTAA
- a CDS encoding Glu/Leu/Phe/Val family dehydrogenase gives MRASGLNWQGLLEQLEQALPFTTADERSLAYFKFPKRTVSLSLPLRMDDGHVRMFRGYRTVHSITRGPAMGGVRYKEGLSSHECEVLAAIMTLKNAVADLPLGGAKGGINVDPETLSAGELERLTRRYTSELIDLIGHQSDVLAPDVGTDEQIMAWMLDTHNENLGTTSSGMVVGKPVPLGGSLGSKGARGRGAAIVTARVLEDRGETLENRSVVVHGYGDAGRAAAEYLAARGARIIGVADAGGAAYASSGLDLAALHAHREASGSVTGFGTALDTEEALSLNADVLVLGHDHGSIYAGNAASIRAPVVIEASNRAVLPEAERYLKAQGIVVVPDLLASIGGVISNYLEWVQDASNFFWLEDEIFAALDRRVNAAVDEVMAFAREHAAPDLRTAAYAIALNRLHGASVLRGVYP, from the coding sequence GTGCGAGCATCTGGACTCAACTGGCAGGGCCTACTCGAACAACTCGAACAGGCGCTGCCCTTCACCACCGCCGACGAGCGGAGCCTGGCGTATTTCAAGTTTCCCAAACGCACGGTCAGTCTCAGCTTGCCGCTGCGAATGGACGACGGCCACGTCCGGATGTTCCGGGGCTACCGCACCGTTCACAGCATCACGCGCGGCCCGGCGATGGGCGGCGTGCGCTACAAGGAGGGCCTGAGCAGCCACGAATGCGAGGTGCTGGCCGCCATCATGACCCTCAAGAACGCGGTGGCCGATCTGCCGCTGGGCGGGGCGAAGGGCGGCATCAACGTGGACCCTGAGACGCTCAGCGCGGGCGAACTCGAGCGCCTGACCCGCCGTTACACCTCCGAACTGATCGACCTGATCGGCCACCAGAGCGACGTGCTGGCCCCCGACGTGGGTACTGACGAGCAGATCATGGCCTGGATGCTCGACACCCACAACGAGAACCTGGGCACGACGTCGAGCGGCATGGTGGTGGGCAAGCCCGTGCCGCTGGGCGGCTCGCTGGGCAGCAAGGGCGCGCGCGGACGCGGGGCGGCCATCGTCACCGCACGGGTGCTGGAAGACCGGGGCGAGACGCTGGAAAACCGCAGCGTGGTCGTTCACGGCTACGGCGACGCGGGGCGGGCGGCGGCGGAATACCTGGCGGCCAGGGGCGCGCGGATCATTGGGGTGGCCGATGCGGGCGGGGCAGCCTACGCCTCGTCGGGCCTCGATCTGGCGGCCCTGCATGCCCACCGCGAAGCCTCGGGCAGCGTGACCGGCTTCGGCACCGCCCTGGACACCGAGGAAGCCCTCTCACTCAACGCCGACGTTCTGGTGCTGGGCCACGACCACGGCAGCATCTATGCCGGAAACGCCGCCAGCATCCGCGCGCCGGTTGTCATCGAGGCCAGCAACCGCGCCGTGCTGCCCGAGGCCGAGCGCTACCTCAAGGCGCAGGGCATCGTGGTGGTGCCGGACCTGCTCGCCAGCATCGGCGGGGTGATTTCCAACTACCTGGAATGGGTGCAGGACGCCAGCAATTTCTTCTGGCTGGAAGACGAGATCTTCGCGGCCCTCGACAGGCGCGTCAATGCCGCTGTGGACGAGGTGATGGCCTTCGCCCGCGAGCACGCCGCACCCGATCTGCGAACCGCCGCCTACGCCATTGCCCTCAACAGGCTTCACGGCGCGTCGGTGCTGCGCGGCGTGTACCCCTGA
- the prfA gene encoding peptide chain release factor 1, with protein sequence MLRPSLSARLSELAHEYDLTLRQLADPQVLADSSQLIKLTRRQRELEPITSLYAEDLALERSEAQARELLADPEMRELAEAELRESRARRSAVADELEVLLLPTDPDDAKDVILEIRAGAGGDEAGLFAADLLRLYERYLSERGFKLSILDESTSSLGGFSKVMAEVSGSYAYRTLKFERGVHRVQRIPTTETQGRIHTSTVTVAVLPVAEPSDVQLDLSDVRIDVYRSQGAGGQSVNTTDSAVRAVYKGGTPDEIMVVCQETRSQIKNREKALDVLRTRLAERERETFEASRSESRAAQVGSGDRSEKVRTYNYPQNRVTDHRLSGEDKNFALDSVMNGSLGGVLDALTRLEREALLASMTDGAA encoded by the coding sequence ATGCTAAGGCCCAGTCTCAGCGCCCGACTCTCGGAACTGGCCCACGAATACGACCTGACCCTGCGCCAGCTGGCCGACCCCCAGGTGCTGGCCGATTCTTCGCAACTCATCAAACTGACCCGCCGCCAGCGCGAGCTGGAACCCATCACCTCGCTCTACGCCGAGGACCTGGCCCTGGAACGAAGCGAGGCGCAGGCCCGCGAGCTGCTGGCCGACCCCGAGATGCGCGAACTGGCCGAGGCCGAGTTGAGAGAGAGCCGGGCGCGCCGCAGCGCCGTTGCCGACGAGCTGGAAGTGCTGCTGCTCCCCACCGACCCCGACGACGCCAAGGACGTGATTCTGGAGATCCGGGCCGGGGCGGGCGGTGACGAGGCGGGGCTGTTTGCCGCCGACCTGCTGCGCCTGTACGAGCGCTACCTTTCTGAGCGCGGCTTCAAGCTCAGCATTCTCGATGAGAGCACCAGCAGCCTGGGCGGGTTTTCCAAGGTGATGGCCGAGGTGAGCGGCAGTTATGCCTACCGCACCCTCAAGTTCGAGCGCGGCGTGCACAGGGTGCAGCGCATTCCCACCACCGAGACGCAGGGCCGCATTCACACCAGCACCGTGACGGTGGCGGTGCTGCCAGTGGCCGAGCCGAGCGACGTGCAACTCGACCTCTCAGACGTGCGCATCGACGTGTACCGCTCGCAGGGCGCAGGCGGACAGAGCGTCAACACCACCGACTCGGCGGTGCGGGCCGTCTACAAGGGCGGCACACCCGACGAGATCATGGTGGTCTGCCAGGAAACCCGGTCGCAGATCAAGAACCGCGAGAAGGCGCTGGACGTGCTGCGAACCCGCCTGGCCGAGCGCGAGCGCGAAACCTTCGAGGCCAGCCGCAGCGAGAGCCGCGCCGCCCAGGTGGGCAGCGGTGACCGCAGCGAGAAGGTCCGCACCTACAACTACCCACAAAACCGGGTCACCGACCACCGTCTCAGCGGTGAGGACAAGAATTTCGCCCTCGACAGCGTGATGAACGGCTCGCTTGGCGGTGTTCTGGACGCCCTGACCCGGCTTGAGCGCGAGGCGCTGCTGGCCAGCATGACCGATGGCGCGGCTTAA
- a CDS encoding polyprenyl synthetase family protein: protein MTAPSAVPMPDFEARLREVLRSKVEFIELIGEDLVAAGGKRVRPAITSLASKVLGGGEAHPADTDLAVCVELLHSASLLHDDLIDDSDTRRGRETAFRKFGNVVSVMSGDFMLSRLLVLLSDMPQSLTRAFGLAASAVCEGEVLQFQVAAYGDYSLDNYLQVIYGKTAAVFELAACAPALRRGAPPETEAALSTYGREYGLAFQMQDDLLDLMGDEATIGKPVGGDLREGKATLPVLYLLEGESGDEVRGILERRAAEPGDVMRVRELVSAQGIYERTRAEIVRRAHLAIAALHQLPPSPDRDRLEAYAAHEAQRVR from the coding sequence ATGACCGCTCCCAGCGCTGTGCCGATGCCCGACTTCGAGGCCCGACTCCGCGAGGTGCTGCGCTCGAAAGTGGAGTTCATCGAGCTGATCGGGGAGGATCTGGTGGCAGCAGGCGGCAAGCGGGTGCGTCCGGCCATCACCTCCCTGGCCTCCAAGGTGCTGGGCGGCGGCGAGGCGCACCCGGCCGACACTGATCTGGCGGTATGCGTGGAGCTGCTGCACTCGGCCTCTCTCTTGCACGACGACCTGATCGACGACTCCGACACCCGTCGCGGGCGCGAGACGGCTTTTCGCAAGTTCGGCAACGTGGTCAGCGTGATGAGCGGGGATTTCATGCTCAGCCGCCTGCTGGTGCTGCTCTCGGACATGCCCCAGAGCCTGACCCGCGCCTTCGGCCTGGCCGCCAGCGCCGTGTGCGAGGGCGAGGTGCTGCAATTTCAGGTGGCGGCCTACGGCGACTACTCACTCGACAATTACCTTCAGGTCATCTACGGCAAGACGGCGGCGGTATTCGAACTGGCCGCCTGCGCCCCGGCCCTGCGGCGCGGCGCGCCTCCGGAAACTGAGGCGGCGCTCTCGACCTACGGGCGTGAGTACGGCCTGGCCTTCCAGATGCAAGACGACCTGCTTGATCTGATGGGCGATGAGGCCACCATCGGCAAGCCGGTGGGCGGCGATCTGCGCGAGGGCAAGGCCACCCTGCCGGTGCTGTACCTGCTGGAAGGAGAGAGCGGGGACGAGGTGCGCGGCATTCTGGAGCGCCGGGCCGCCGAGCCGGGTGACGTGATGCGGGTGCGCGAACTGGTCTCGGCCCAGGGCATCTACGAGCGCACCCGCGCCGAGATCGTGCGCCGCGCCCATCTGGCGATTGCCGCGCTGCATCAGTTGCCGCCCAGCCCCGACCGTGACCGGCTGGAAGCCTACGCTGCCCACGAGGCCCAGCGGGTGCGTTAA
- a CDS encoding homoserine dehydrogenase has translation MRTVTIGLLGCGTVGQAVLQLLQRREAIFADLGVQLSVCGVLVRDLTQARDVPAGTPFTGDPAFLGECSIVVELMGGVDRPLGLLAPVLRSKRPVVTANKAMLAERWDTLREYALGGQLYYESAVMAGTPIIGPMSTVLRASRFVRLQAVLNGTCAYILSQMESGKPYVQALAEAQALGYAETPPTLDVGGFDTAHKLAVLARFCADGDFRYGDVKVTGIEGVTLDDIAAAKAAGEKIKLVATLERDGDGWRAEVAPTRLPDSHPICTAGEGRNAMVYQGEECGELVFAGGGAGGLVTASAVVGDIMDCVLGFPGHVPLH, from the coding sequence CTGCGAACCGTGACCATCGGCCTGCTCGGCTGCGGCACGGTGGGTCAGGCCGTCTTGCAGCTTCTGCAGCGCCGGGAAGCCATCTTCGCCGACCTGGGGGTGCAGCTCTCGGTCTGCGGCGTGCTGGTACGTGACCTGACCCAGGCCCGCGACGTGCCTGCCGGAACACCATTCACGGGCGACCCCGCCTTCCTGGGCGAGTGCAGCATCGTGGTGGAACTGATGGGCGGAGTGGACCGGCCGCTGGGACTGCTGGCCCCGGTGCTGCGCTCGAAGCGGCCCGTCGTGACTGCCAACAAGGCCATGCTGGCCGAGCGTTGGGACACGCTGCGCGAGTACGCTCTGGGCGGCCAGCTCTACTACGAATCTGCTGTGATGGCCGGAACCCCCATCATCGGGCCGATGAGCACGGTACTGCGGGCCAGCCGCTTCGTGCGCCTTCAGGCGGTGCTCAACGGCACCTGCGCCTACATCCTGAGCCAGATGGAAAGCGGCAAACCCTACGTCCAGGCGCTCGCCGAGGCGCAGGCCCTGGGCTACGCCGAGACGCCGCCCACCCTGGATGTCGGCGGCTTCGACACCGCCCACAAACTGGCGGTGCTGGCCCGCTTCTGTGCCGACGGCGATTTCCGTTACGGGGACGTCAAGGTGACGGGCATCGAGGGGGTCACGCTGGACGACATCGCGGCGGCTAAAGCGGCGGGCGAGAAGATCAAGCTGGTCGCCACCCTGGAGCGTGACGGCGACGGCTGGCGCGCCGAGGTCGCTCCCACCCGCCTGCCGGATAGCCACCCCATCTGCACGGCGGGCGAGGGGCGCAACGCGATGGTCTACCAGGGCGAGGAGTGCGGAGAGCTGGTCTTCGCGGGTGGCGGGGCGGGCGGTCTGGTGACGGCCAGCGCCGTGGTGGGTGACATCATGGACTGCGTGCTGGGCTTCCCCGGCCACGTGCCGCTGCACTGA
- a CDS encoding amidohydrolase has translation MTQTASTDQPTPADLQQVTDWRRHLHQHPELSFHEFKTADFVEGELRKMPNLVLSRPTPTSVLAVLKGQAGPGRTVLLRADMDALPIQEDTGLEFASQNPGVMHACGHDGHTAMLLGAAKLLAARPETLHGEVRMIFQHAEELFPGGAQQIVDAGVMDGVDVAVGTHLMSPVPTGVIVLRDGPLLAASDAFEIVIEGRGGHAASPHQTVDPVVIAAQVVLAFQSIVSRHRDPLEPAVLSVTQIHGGSAHNVIPGSVTLGGTVRTFDAALRDLMPQRMEQLLKGITEGYGASYTFNYQRGYRALHNDPQTTEILREVTRETLGPDIQIVEGQPNMGGEDFSAYLTRAPGTFIVIGAGGPDAAPHHHPRFTVDERALEHGVRLYAAAARRLTQPA, from the coding sequence ATGACCCAGACGGCCAGCACCGATCAGCCCACACCCGCCGACCTCCAGCAGGTTACCGACTGGCGACGCCACCTGCACCAGCACCCTGAGCTGTCGTTTCACGAATTCAAGACTGCCGACTTCGTGGAAGGCGAGCTGCGTAAGATGCCCAACCTCGTGCTCAGCCGCCCCACCCCGACCAGCGTGCTGGCGGTACTGAAAGGCCAGGCCGGGCCAGGGCGCACGGTACTGCTGCGCGCCGACATGGACGCCCTACCCATTCAGGAAGACACCGGACTGGAATTCGCCTCGCAGAATCCCGGCGTGATGCACGCCTGCGGGCACGACGGCCACACCGCCATGCTGCTGGGCGCGGCCAAGCTGCTCGCGGCCCGGCCCGAGACGCTCCACGGCGAGGTCAGGATGATCTTCCAGCACGCTGAGGAACTGTTTCCCGGCGGCGCGCAGCAGATCGTGGACGCGGGCGTGATGGACGGCGTGGACGTGGCCGTCGGCACCCACCTGATGAGTCCAGTACCGACCGGCGTGATCGTGCTGCGCGACGGTCCGCTGCTGGCCGCCTCCGACGCTTTCGAGATCGTGATCGAGGGACGCGGCGGCCACGCGGCCAGCCCGCACCAGACGGTGGACCCGGTGGTCATCGCCGCCCAGGTCGTGCTGGCCTTCCAGAGCATCGTCTCGCGCCACCGCGACCCGCTGGAACCCGCCGTGCTGAGCGTGACCCAGATTCACGGCGGCAGCGCCCACAACGTCATTCCGGGCAGCGTGACGCTCGGCGGCACGGTGCGCACCTTCGATGCCGCGCTGCGCGACCTGATGCCGCAGCGCATGGAGCAGCTCCTGAAGGGCATCACCGAGGGCTACGGAGCCTCGTATACCTTTAACTACCAGCGCGGCTACCGCGCCCTGCACAACGACCCGCAGACCACCGAAATTCTGCGGGAAGTGACGCGGGAGACCCTCGGGCCGGACATTCAGATCGTCGAGGGCCAGCCCAACATGGGCGGCGAGGATTTCAGCGCCTACCTGACCAGAGCGCCCGGCACCTTCATCGTGATCGGCGCGGGTGGCCCCGATGCCGCGCCGCACCACCATCCGCGCTTCACGGTGGACGAGCGCGCCCTGGAACACGGCGTGCGGCTATACGCGGCGGCGGCCAGGCGATTGACCCAGCCAGCCTGA
- a CDS encoding NUDIX hydrolase: protein MPRRDLLVTAAILRDAHGRVLLVGNDWQGQGRVRYTLPGGMVEPGETAPEAVYREIYEETGLKLTSIRHMAYTVHIEDARRSERAIAIVFDATWEGLLNPDDPDGLIVEARFYTPEEALAKLDSPPMREPLTDYLNTGQPGRFYAFQGWDGRGGLRIPALK from the coding sequence ATGCCCCGGCGTGACTTGCTGGTGACGGCGGCCATCCTGCGTGACGCGCACGGGCGGGTGCTGCTGGTGGGCAACGACTGGCAGGGACAGGGCCGGGTGCGCTACACCCTGCCGGGCGGCATGGTCGAACCCGGCGAGACGGCCCCCGAAGCGGTCTACCGCGAAATCTATGAGGAGACCGGCCTCAAACTGACCAGCATCCGGCACATGGCCTACACCGTGCATATCGAGGACGCCCGGCGCAGCGAGCGGGCCATCGCCATCGTGTTCGACGCCACCTGGGAGGGGCTGCTCAACCCCGACGACCCCGACGGCCTGATCGTGGAAGCCCGCTTTTACACGCCCGAGGAAGCGCTCGCCAAGCTCGACAGCCCGCCGATGCGCGAGCCGCTGACTGATTACCTCAATACTGGCCAGCCGGGGCGCTTCTACGCTTTTCAAGGGTGGGACGGGCGCGGCGGGCTGAGGATTCCAGCCTTGAAGTAA
- a CDS encoding glycerol-3-phosphate acyltransferase, protein MLFLSFLLLALAYLIGSLPLGHWLLSRRGFESRLHNAYNLGVENVVRRVGLGAALGSAGLDAAKGFVAVLIASSLGQPELCVLAGLAAYLGHLNPPRQLFGQMPPRGRGNLVLLGVFAALSVAGQLSLWLTVPPLIVYAAVLGFGGYVSLATVAGLVVFAVLIGLSPLEIQAKLGALALLLSALWRFKENLGRILDGTEPRLGDDVPMVGKRDDEVLAAFMIHPLTLEDFWQTRRFAWMRPLVERGVLSEATVRNVASSLRPMKVGELHGIKTNDGKRIRAYLLSSPLLPEVFRDDPELATRRAIEGARLAQELGAEVFGLGAFWSVVGNKGLDVQEAVPGITVTNGGAYTSGTIKAAIPGILKHFASEGRDLSGATAAVVGANGVVAFGIARTIAPQVGKLIMVGRDLERLERSAATLRRANKTAEIVTTTDYAALREADLIFTATSDPNPVIFPEHVKPGTWIFDEGRPADVAESVALLPGVRVIPGGVVRPPGGMTTSVDLHFGEGAVPACLAETLIITATGEHGRKSLGPQTLTENINFFVEQAGKLGFEVVD, encoded by the coding sequence ATGCTGTTTCTATCGTTCCTGCTGCTGGCCCTCGCCTACCTGATCGGCAGCTTGCCGCTGGGTCACTGGCTGCTTTCTCGGCGCGGCTTCGAGTCGCGCCTGCACAACGCCTACAACCTGGGCGTGGAAAATGTGGTGCGGCGGGTTGGGCTGGGCGCGGCGCTGGGCAGTGCAGGGCTGGACGCGGCCAAGGGCTTCGTGGCGGTGCTGATCGCCTCCTCGCTGGGCCAGCCGGAGCTGTGCGTGCTGGCGGGGTTGGCGGCCTACCTGGGCCACCTTAACCCGCCCCGCCAACTCTTCGGGCAGATGCCGCCACGTGGCCGGGGCAACCTGGTGCTGCTGGGCGTGTTCGCGGCGCTCAGCGTGGCGGGGCAACTCAGCCTGTGGCTGACCGTACCGCCGCTGATCGTCTACGCCGCCGTGCTGGGCTTCGGCGGCTACGTCAGCCTGGCGACGGTGGCAGGCCTGGTCGTATTCGCTGTCCTGATCGGCCTTTCGCCGCTGGAGATTCAGGCCAAGCTGGGGGCGCTGGCGCTGCTGCTCTCGGCGCTGTGGCGCTTCAAAGAGAACCTGGGCCGCATCCTCGACGGTACCGAGCCGCGCCTGGGCGACGATGTGCCGATGGTGGGCAAGCGCGACGACGAGGTGCTGGCCGCCTTCATGATCCACCCGCTGACCCTGGAGGACTTCTGGCAGACCCGCCGCTTCGCCTGGATGCGCCCGCTGGTCGAGCGCGGCGTGCTGAGCGAGGCCACTGTCCGCAACGTCGCCAGCAGCCTGCGGCCCATGAAGGTGGGTGAACTCCACGGCATCAAGACCAACGACGGCAAGCGCATCCGGGCTTACCTGCTCAGCAGCCCGCTGCTGCCCGAGGTGTTCCGTGACGACCCTGAGCTGGCGACCCGGCGGGCCATCGAGGGCGCGCGGCTGGCCCAGGAACTCGGCGCGGAGGTGTTCGGGCTGGGGGCCTTCTGGAGCGTGGTGGGCAACAAGGGCCTGGACGTGCAGGAAGCCGTGCCGGGCATCACCGTCACCAACGGCGGGGCCTACACTTCCGGCACCATCAAGGCGGCCATTCCCGGCATCCTCAAGCACTTCGCCTCGGAGGGCCGCGACCTCTCGGGGGCGACGGCGGCGGTGGTGGGTGCAAATGGCGTGGTGGCCTTCGGTATCGCGCGCACCATCGCGCCGCAGGTCGGCAAGCTCATCATGGTGGGCCGCGACCTTGAGCGTCTGGAGCGCAGTGCGGCGACCCTGCGCCGGGCCAACAAGACCGCCGAGATCGTCACGACCACCGACTATGCCGCCCTTCGGGAAGCTGATTTGATCTTCACCGCCACCAGCGACCCCAACCCGGTCATCTTCCCCGAACACGTCAAGCCGGGCACCTGGATTTTCGACGAGGGCCGCCCCGCCGACGTGGCCGAGTCGGTGGCGCTCCTGCCGGGGGTGCGGGTCATTCCCGGCGGCGTGGTGCGCCCGCCCGGCGGCATGACCACCAGCGTGGACCTGCATTTCGGCGAGGGAGCGGTGCCCGCTTGCCTGGCTGAAACCCTGATCATCACGGCCACCGGCGAACACGGGCGCAAGAGTCTGGGGCCACAGACGCTCACCGAGAACATCAATTTCTTCGTAGAGCAGGCGGGAAAGCTGGGCTTCGAGGTGGTCGACTGA